The genomic region CTGGTGGAGCCCGCCGGGCACGGACGCGCCGTTCGTGCTCGACCTCCTGGACGTGGACGACACCCTGCCGGACGCCGTGGACGTGGGCGTCCACCTGCTGCGCACGGCCACGGCCACGGTGGTACCCGACGGCGTGACTCCCCCGGAGTACTACCGCTTCGTGCCGGGCGACTGGCACGAGGACCGCGCCGCCGGTGACGTGGTGCGCACCCGCGTCGCCGTGGTGGAGCGCCTGGGCGCCCGACTGATCGCGGAGCGGCTGCGCTTCGAGTGGCGCCCGGACGCACCCCTGCCGGCCACGAGCGGTCGGCTGGCGTTCCGCGAACCGAAGGACACCGAGGAACTGCTGTCCCTCATGACGTCGGTCATGGAGGGCACCCTGGACGCCCACGGGCAGGCCGACGTCGCCAGGATGGGCCCACGGAAGGCGGCCGAGCTGCACTTCGAGGGGGAGATCGCCCACTATCCGAGCCCTCGTGAGTGGTGGCGGGTGGCCACCCTGCCCGACGGCACACCGGTGGGCTTCGTCTTCCCGGCCCGCAACGAGTACAACGCGATGATCGGCTACATCGGCGTCGTGCCCGCACACCGGGGCCGCGGCCACATCGACGACCTGCTGGCGGAGGGCACCCGTGTCCTGGCCGAGCAGGGCGTGCCCCGGATCCGCGCGGCCACCGACCTCGACAACGTGCCGATGGCCGCCGCCTTCACGCGGGCCGGGTACGTGAACTTCGAGCGCGTGGTGAACCTGACCTGGGAACCCGCCGGGACCGCCTGAACCACGGCGGCGGATGACCTGATCCCGCACCCGCCCGTCGAGCTGGTGTGGGATCGCGCCGTGGCCGCGCGAGCCGCGGTGGCGGGGCGGTCGCCCCCCGGGGGGCCGCCCGGACGGCTCCTGGTATGCACCGATCGCGCCGCCCGGGGAACCGG from Nocardiopsis aegyptia harbors:
- a CDS encoding DUF6010 family protein codes for the protein MLGLWEFAFVSVATYCACRGLESWTFIGIAWLLHTAWDVLHHLSGDPIAPFAEHSSLGCAICDPVIALWCLTGGHSVTDALRGRLSRWRGRRHPDRAPAPEKELPAAPRRSRTGWPGAHEGRPDKECDPIPTTPDLTVRPLSGPGEIDLFSRLSYLLDHELADDFATGRRRPERTWVALRGDRLVARLSWWSPPGTDAPFVLDLLDVDDTLPDAVDVGVHLLRTATATVVPDGVTPPEYYRFVPGDWHEDRAAGDVVRTRVAVVERLGARLIAERLRFEWRPDAPLPATSGRLAFREPKDTEELLSLMTSVMEGTLDAHGQADVARMGPRKAAELHFEGEIAHYPSPREWWRVATLPDGTPVGFVFPARNEYNAMIGYIGVVPAHRGRGHIDDLLAEGTRVLAEQGVPRIRAATDLDNVPMAAAFTRAGYVNFERVVNLTWEPAGTA